A window of Lysobacter terrestris contains these coding sequences:
- the rplU gene encoding 50S ribosomal protein L21 has product MSYAVVLTGGKQYRVMKGETLRVELLEVEAGSEIKLDNVLMIGDGETIKIGDALKGASVSAKVIGHGRADKVRIVKFRRRKHHRKQMGHRQHYTEIEITGIAG; this is encoded by the coding sequence ATGTCGTATGCAGTTGTACTTACCGGCGGTAAGCAATACCGCGTGATGAAGGGTGAAACCCTTCGCGTTGAGCTCCTCGAAGTCGAAGCCGGCAGCGAGATCAAGCTCGACAACGTGCTGATGATCGGCGATGGCGAAACCATCAAGATCGGCGACGCGCTCAAGGGCGCTTCGGTCAGCGCGAAGGTGATCGGCCACGGCCGCGCCGACAAGGTGCGCATCGTGAAGTTCCGTCGCCGCAAGCACCACCGCAAGCAGATGGGTCACCGTCAGCACTACACCGAAATCGAAATCACCGGCATTGCCGGCTAA
- the rpmA gene encoding 50S ribosomal protein L27 — MAHKKGVGSSRNGRDSNPKYLGVKIYGGQAIEAGNIIVRQRGTNFHPGSGVGLGRDHTLFALVDGKVEFSTKGPKKRRTVSIVTAE; from the coding sequence ATGGCACACAAAAAGGGCGTAGGTTCCTCGCGCAACGGCCGCGACTCCAACCCGAAGTATCTGGGCGTCAAGATCTACGGCGGCCAGGCTATCGAAGCCGGCAACATCATCGTGCGTCAGCGCGGTACCAACTTCCACCCGGGTTCGGGCGTCGGCCTCGGCCGCGACCACACCCTGTTCGCGCTGGTGGACGGCAAGGTCGAGTTCTCGACCAAGGGCCCGAAGAAGCGCCGCACGGTCAGCATCGTCACCGCCGAGTAA
- the obgE gene encoding GTPase ObgE, with product MKLVDEAEIQVIAGDGGNGCVGFRREKFIPLGGPDGGDGGDGGSVWLLADENLNTLVDFRHQSKFKAKRGENGMGRQMYGKAGDDLTITVPVGTVVMNVETDEVIGDLTQHGERLLVAKGGKGGLGNMHFKSSINRSPRKALPGLPGEERVLKLELKLLADVGLLGFPNAGKSTFIRAVSAATPKVADYPFTTLYPNLGVVSIEHHRSFVIADIPGLIEGAADGAGLGTQFLKHLQRTRLLLHLVDIAPMEGGVEGINPADQVRAIERELEKHDPELLDKPRWLVLNKADLLLEEEQQEAAQAIIDELGWKDRWYLVSAIGRENTWPIMLDVMRFFDELKLAEHEAADEAAFRAQAGGSFDEA from the coding sequence ATGAAACTCGTCGACGAAGCCGAAATCCAGGTCATCGCAGGTGACGGCGGCAACGGCTGCGTCGGTTTCCGCCGCGAGAAGTTCATTCCGCTCGGCGGCCCCGACGGCGGCGACGGTGGCGACGGCGGCAGCGTCTGGCTGCTCGCCGACGAGAACCTCAACACGCTCGTCGACTTCCGCCACCAGAGCAAGTTCAAGGCCAAGCGCGGCGAGAACGGCATGGGCCGGCAGATGTACGGCAAGGCCGGCGACGATCTCACCATCACCGTGCCGGTCGGCACCGTGGTGATGAACGTCGAGACCGACGAGGTCATCGGCGACCTCACCCAACACGGCGAGCGCCTGCTGGTGGCCAAGGGCGGCAAGGGCGGCCTGGGCAACATGCACTTCAAGAGCTCGATCAACCGCTCGCCGCGCAAGGCGCTGCCCGGTCTCCCGGGCGAGGAGCGCGTGCTCAAGCTCGAACTGAAGCTGCTGGCCGACGTGGGCCTGCTCGGCTTCCCGAATGCCGGCAAGAGCACCTTCATCCGCGCCGTGTCGGCGGCGACGCCGAAGGTGGCCGACTATCCGTTCACCACGCTGTATCCGAACCTCGGCGTGGTCAGCATCGAGCACCACCGCAGCTTCGTGATCGCCGACATCCCGGGCCTGATCGAAGGCGCGGCCGATGGCGCCGGTCTGGGCACGCAGTTCCTCAAGCACCTGCAGCGCACCCGCCTGCTGCTGCACTTGGTCGACATCGCGCCGATGGAAGGCGGGGTGGAAGGCATCAACCCGGCCGACCAGGTGCGTGCGATCGAGCGCGAGCTGGAAAAGCACGACCCCGAACTGCTCGACAAGCCGCGCTGGCTCGTGCTCAACAAGGCCGACCTGCTGCTGGAAGAGGAGCAGCAGGAAGCCGCGCAGGCCATCATCGACGAGCTGGGCTGGAAGGATCGCTGGTATCTGGTGTCCGCCATTGGCCGCGAGAACACCTGGCCGATCATGCTCGACGTGATGCGCTTCTTCGACGAGCTCAAGCTGGCCGAGCACGAAGCCGCCGACGAGGCCGCCTTCCGCGCGCAGGCGGGCGGCTCCTTCGATGAGGCCTGA
- the rpsT gene encoding 30S ribosomal protein S20, translating to MANIKSAKKRAKQTVVRNARNAAQRSMLRTAVKKVLKALDANDAAGAQAAFVVAQPILDRFSSRGLIHKNKAARHKSRLTARIKALSAA from the coding sequence GTGGCCAATATCAAGTCCGCCAAGAAGCGCGCCAAGCAGACCGTCGTGCGCAATGCCCGCAACGCCGCTCAGCGTTCGATGCTCCGCACCGCCGTCAAGAAGGTCCTCAAGGCACTCGACGCCAACGACGCCGCCGGCGCCCAGGCTGCCTTCGTCGTGGCCCAGCCGATTCTCGATCGTTTCAGCTCGCGCGGCCTGATCCACAAGAACAAGGCTGCCCGTCACAAGAGCCGCCTGACCGCGCGCATCAAGGCGCTGTCGGCTGCCTAA